GAAGGAAGAGGAAATATCGGAAGTACATGTTGGAAAAACCATTCAACAAGCACGCATAAAGCCGCATTTTATTAAGAGGTTATTAAAATTTCCTCTCAAGCAACCGAATAGTAATGCACATCCTGAAATTAATAGAAGTTATTCTTTGGACACTCAGTTTCTGCTTGCTGACGAGGATCAAAAAGTGAATATCATCCAATCCAATACTCTAAAGGCAGATCATTTTTTGTCCTTATGGCTGCTAATCTCAGAAAACGTGGAATGCTTTCTTTCAGTAAGTGATCGCATTATCTACGTACATGAAGCCTTTGGTACACGTTCGAGGCTGGCATTTATTCAGAAAGGTATTCAATTGATGCAGGAGTTTTCGCTAAAACCAGACCTTTTTGCTGAACTCATCATGCGCTTTAACCTTTACAATGTCTATTTCTCATGTTTATCCGAGTTGAAAGATGAAAATATACATAGATTCATTATTCAACAGTTAACCAAAGATGGCGATGTAGAGCAAGTGGCTGAAGGTCTGTTTACACTCGCCATTTCAAATCGGGATGAACTTGCTCAAACAGCCGTAAGATTACTATTAGAATGGATAGAAAATAACAGAATCGCACGCAGGGTACTGGAGCCGCGTATTCGCTCCCATGCGACGAGTCGAATCATTTCTACGCTTATTAGCAGAGTCACGGAGCTGTCTTTAGCCAATGAGGACTTGTTTGCCCGCGTACAAGAACAAGAGAGGCAAATACGAAATCAAAAAGTCTACACGGTACAAGAGTTCGGCGAGGCGCTAAAGGACATTGTTCGCATGTTAGAAACAAAGTCGGCAGAGCTCATTGCATATCAGGAAGAACAGCATTTTCTTATCCCAATGGTTCAAATCCTGCGAAAACAACTCGCCACAATCGGCCTCTTTTCTGTAGAAGAGTTCTCACATTTGGGACATGTAGTTGAGGCACAGAAAGGAATTCATCTCAAAGATGGTGCAAGAAACGAGCCATTCATGTTAAAGACCTTGGGCATGCGGGCGAAAGAAATAAGCGGTTCCGATTTTATTTTGGATTATCCAAGAGTAGAATCCGTTATTTGCAAAGAAGAAGGGGATCTAGATGACTAGGACAGCGTATGGAATTGACTTTGGTACAACTAACTGCTCTATAGCCTTAATGCGTACAGACGCTTTCAGTGGCGGCAGGTATACACCGCAATGCTTCATTATTTCGCCTAACGGTACACCGCGTGAAGTCATGTCATCCGAGATATCATTTGATACCGCGGGTAGTGTAGTGTCGATTGGCCGCCGGGCTCGTATGGATGTTGCCTCCGGCGCCGCGGACAAACTCGTTGATAATGTAAAATGGCTTCTCCACAACGATGATTTCCGTCTTCGTTTTGGCAGAAACAAAGAATACACATCTATAGATTTGGCTGCAATGATGTTTGATCGTATTAGTCAACAAATTAATGCCGTCCCTCACAATAAACCAAATGGGATTGTAGTTGGAGTACCAGTAGGTTTTAGTGACCATGAAAAAGAAAGGCTTTTAGAAGCAATTATTAAGTCCACCATTGCTGAAGGGATGAAAAAGAGCGACATCCGTTTTTTATCTGAACCCATTTCAGCAGCACTCGATTATGGACTGGAGCTGGAATCAAATCAAAAAGTTTTGGTTTTTGACTTCGGTGGCGGGACGTTAGATATTACCTTAATTAATATGTCTGTCTTAGAAGGTGAAGTACTTGCAAAAGAAGGTGGTCATATTGGCGGACGCCGGTTAACAACCCGCTTGTTAACAAACCTGTTTATCCCTCGTTATGGTTATGAAAAACTGGCACGGGAACTCAACCTGCCAAAAACGCAACCCGAAGATGAAATATTGCTGCAATGTTTATTTGAATCGGGAGAAGGTGTTGAGCTCTTTGAAAACTTAGATCGTTGTAAAATTGAACTCTCCAACGAGAGTACGTCAACACTGTTCCTCTCACGCGATCGTTTAAATGTAAACATGACAATTACGCGAAGCGATTTCGAAGAGGCCATTGCAGAAGAATTGAGAGAAGCGCATGATCTCGTCATATCCAGCTTAAGGGAAGTCAGCAGCAAGTCAGTGGATATGGTTGTCATGTCGGGCGGATCCTCCTATATACCTGCCTTTCGGATCATGCTGCAAGGGATCTTTGGCAAAGATAAAGTGAAACTCTCTACCGATGCACTCACAAGTGTAGCAAGAGGACTCGCCATTACGGGGTTTACGTCTAATGATGGCCTTTCTGCTGGAATAGACGACATTGTGGACGTGCCCTATGGCATCTGGGATGGCCAAAATCAAGAAATAGCAGTCATTATCGATAAAGGAGTAAAGATTTCTGCTACTGAAATTGAAGAAGCCAGAGTAGATGGGATCTACGAGACATTTCGCTTAGTTGATACCTCATCACCGTTTATGAAACTTCGTATTTTTCAAAAGGATGAGCAAATTGGCATTGTCGAAGTTCCCATTGTGCCAAACGGCATGGACAATCATTTTAAAGTATTCTTCCAGGTTGATAAAGATAAAGGTTGGCTGCAAATCCGTGTGTACGATGTAAGTAACAGAAAGTGGCTTACGATACCTTTTGGAAAAGATAAAATTCGAATTCGAGAGAATTGGGAAGAATAAGGGGGAACCTCTGTGAAACGGTACGATATTCGGAGTACACCACAAGATTACAAAGTTGGAGAGTCATATATCTTTTTAAGTACCGACACAACCGGCAATGTCCAAAAGCGATTAGGAAAAATAATTGGGACCGGGGTAACATTTGACGCGGTATCTTATATTGAGGTGGCTCTCGGCAATGCAACAAAAAAGTACGCTATCACAAATCTCAATCGAACGCTCTACAGTGATTTTTATAATAAAATGGATACCATTCCTGACCCAAGCGTTTTAGGTGAAGTAACCATCGTTCGTAAGCCAGCTGCATCAGTAGGTAACGGAGAAGTAACAAAGGTAAACGGTTTGCCGGGAGATGTAACAAAAGTTGGATTTAAAAAAGCGTCGAATATAGGAGAAGTTACGCGGGTTAAAAAGTAATGCATTAGCAATAGAAGAGGGTATAAGTGGTATTTTTATAATGTCCAGTTTGCCGCAGTCTACGTAGGGCTAAGGAATGTGTTTTCCGGCAGTGATTTCATACGCTGCCGGATGTGCTTTTATATGAATTGGGGGAAAAATATGGAGAATTTGATCAGCCCTATCATAAGCCTGATCGATGAAGTAAAAATCGATCCTGGATCAAATGGAAACATAAGAAAAAGTTTAGCCGATTTAAGACTGTATCTATTAGCTATAAAAAAAGAAGGAGATCTATTTAAATTTTTAACACAATATATTAGCAAAATGAGCGACACGAGACGGGAAATCCAGACTCTAATGAAGTCGCGTGGAATTAAGCCACTTGATCAGGTCTTCCGTGAATTATTGCCGAAAATCCAAGATTCTGAAGAGTTCTTAACGTTAGCAGACTTTCAATTTGGCGAGTACTATAGTCCCTTTGAAATAGCACTATTCAGCGAATTTTATAACATACAGAATGGAATATATCCGATAAAAAAAGATATCAACGATGAAAGAGCTATTTTCATTAAGGCTACTTTAGAAGATGGTATGTATTCAAATAAATGGATTATAGAAGGCGTAGAGATGAAATACTTCGCCAAACAAACTGGTGAAAGCTTTAATCACATTTCTAATCAAGCGATTATTGAATCTAGAATAAATGGGCAGCCAATTTATCTGTTTGTAAAAGATAGTACGGTAATTGGCTCGAATAAAGATTTGAAGTTAATAGGTAAGTTTGAGTTTGTTGATGAGAATTGGGAAGGAACGAAAAAGTGGTTTAAGCTACGTAAGGCAGATCAAAATTCAATTTCAATTTCAGTTACTGAGAAAATAAATATGAAACAATTGATCCAGCCATATTCCATTGAAGATGCACTCCAAGATTCGTTTCTAGAAAGACATGAGCTTGAATCCATGCTGGAGGTATTAAAATATAAACGAAATCTTATTCTTCAGGGACCTCCTGGTGTTGGAAAAACGTATTTAGCTAAAAAATTAGGTTTTGCTTGCATTGAAGAGAAAGATGATGAAAGGTTGGAAATGATTCAGTTCCATCAGTCTTATTCCTATGAGGATTTTATAAGAGGTTATAGGCCATCAAAATCCGGTCAATTTGAATTGAATGACGGTATCTTTTACACCTTTTGTAAAAATGCGGAGAATACTAATAACGATAAAAAATTTGTCTTTATTATTGATGAAATAAACAGAGGGAACTTAAGTAAAATATTCGGAGAATTGATGCTGTTAATTGAGAAAGGAAAGAGAGGAAAGGATAACGCAATTCATTTAACTTACAGGAACGAAAATGAACCTCACTTTTATGTTCCGGATAATATTTATATAATCGGAACTATGAATACGGCTGACCGCTCCCTGTCAATTGTTGATTTTGCTTTGAGGAGAAGGTTTGCATTTATTTCGTTAGAATCTAAAATTTCAAGTATGCGATTTAAACAATTTCTGTTGGATAAACTTGCTCCGAAATATCTAGCGGATCAAATTGTGAACCGAATAAAAGAATTAAATGAAACAATATTACGAGATAAAACTCTTGGAAGAGGATATGAAATCGGTCATAGCTATTTCTGTCCCTCGGAACATGACGAAGTCAATGAAACTTGGTACGAGCATGTAGTAAAAAATGAAATAAAACCTCTCCTTGAGGAGTACTGGTATGACCAGCCGGACCGGGTTGAAGACGAAGTAAACAAACTGATTCGTAGAGAATAAAACTATGAAAATACCTGTCCAGAATGTATACTACTTGTTAAGTTACGCTTATAACCGATTAACTGAGAAAAGTTTAGTAGAAATTCACGCTTCTAGCGATATATCCACTATCAACTTTCTAGTGAGATTACTATGTGGCGCACTTGACGAACTTTTTAGAAGTGGATTAGACCGCTCCTATATATCGGTTTCTGATGAGATCCGAACCATACGAGGGAAAGTTAATG
The genomic region above belongs to Paenibacillus sp. GP183 and contains:
- a CDS encoding Hsp70 family protein — translated: MTRTAYGIDFGTTNCSIALMRTDAFSGGRYTPQCFIISPNGTPREVMSSEISFDTAGSVVSIGRRARMDVASGAADKLVDNVKWLLHNDDFRLRFGRNKEYTSIDLAAMMFDRISQQINAVPHNKPNGIVVGVPVGFSDHEKERLLEAIIKSTIAEGMKKSDIRFLSEPISAALDYGLELESNQKVLVFDFGGGTLDITLINMSVLEGEVLAKEGGHIGGRRLTTRLLTNLFIPRYGYEKLARELNLPKTQPEDEILLQCLFESGEGVELFENLDRCKIELSNESTSTLFLSRDRLNVNMTITRSDFEEAIAEELREAHDLVISSLREVSSKSVDMVVMSGGSSYIPAFRIMLQGIFGKDKVKLSTDALTSVARGLAITGFTSNDGLSAGIDDIVDVPYGIWDGQNQEIAVIIDKGVKISATEIEEARVDGIYETFRLVDTSSPFMKLRIFQKDEQIGIVEVPIVPNGMDNHFKVFFQVDKDKGWLQIRVYDVSNRKWLTIPFGKDKIRIRENWEE
- a CDS encoding AAA family ATPase; the encoded protein is MENLISPIISLIDEVKIDPGSNGNIRKSLADLRLYLLAIKKEGDLFKFLTQYISKMSDTRREIQTLMKSRGIKPLDQVFRELLPKIQDSEEFLTLADFQFGEYYSPFEIALFSEFYNIQNGIYPIKKDINDERAIFIKATLEDGMYSNKWIIEGVEMKYFAKQTGESFNHISNQAIIESRINGQPIYLFVKDSTVIGSNKDLKLIGKFEFVDENWEGTKKWFKLRKADQNSISISVTEKINMKQLIQPYSIEDALQDSFLERHELESMLEVLKYKRNLILQGPPGVGKTYLAKKLGFACIEEKDDERLEMIQFHQSYSYEDFIRGYRPSKSGQFELNDGIFYTFCKNAENTNNDKKFVFIIDEINRGNLSKIFGELMLLIEKGKRGKDNAIHLTYRNENEPHFYVPDNIYIIGTMNTADRSLSIVDFALRRRFAFISLESKISSMRFKQFLLDKLAPKYLADQIVNRIKELNETILRDKTLGRGYEIGHSYFCPSEHDEVNETWYEHVVKNEIKPLLEEYWYDQPDRVEDEVNKLIRRE